ATTTACCCCAAGATTTCCCTGGAGGAATGATGTAGGTCTTTGTCAGAAAACGCAGTACGCGCGCAATTGCTCACTTCTTTTTCCTCTGGAATAGTGAAACGAGTAGATAGTGCAAGGTGCCGACGATATTTCTGGGTAGAAGAGTTAGGTCTAGTAAGGGTTGCTCTGTGTTGGCGAATCGAGATTTGTAGTCTGCTGACCCTTGCAGGAAATCGTAGGTGGCGAATTTCTGATCGAAGCACCACGCGATATTGCCCATGAGTAATTGAATTCCTGGCGAATAGGATTTGTAGTCAGGAAGGTAAGCTAGGTTGTGCATCAGATAGTGCATTCCGTCGATCAAAGCCATCTCGTAGGCGATGGGTTTTTTATTGATATAGAGGATGCTGACGCGAGCCTTTTGCCGTTCGGCCAAGGACGGGAGCACTTCGAAATAAAATTTTTTGAGACCGCTTTTGCTGAATAGCCCGAGCCCGTGTTCGGTTTTCCAGTTTGCATCTTCAATTTTTGCGATCACAGGCAAGGCTCTTTTCACATGCTCCCTGGTTTCAAAGCTCTCGATTGAGATCGTACCGCGTTCTGCCAGACGCCGTTTTTTGCGGTCAAGCGTTTGCCGAGTCTTTGTGCCCATACAATGGGCGAAGTAGTCTTCGGCGCTCTCGTGCTGAGGAATCTGAATGAATGAATTCGTACTGCGCTTCCGCTTGTGGATCCACAGGCCTGCTTTCTTCAAAGCAGCTTCGAGATGCTCTAGGTAAAAATACTGCCGAATTATCGGCAGCCATACAAAGGAGTGAGTTTTCCAGAGCTCTTTAATCCCTTTAGCCAGCGCTAGGAGTAGACTGGGGTCCAAACTGGAAACTACAGGTTCATAGTAGTCGCCCGATTGGCAGGCAACGGGCCAGAGTCCGGGACGCTTTATGCCGGGAACTTGGAAGAAAGGCCAAAAGGCGACGAGGGTGTCGGATTCATCGTAGAGGGCAATAAATACGGTTTCGCCGCCTAAGTTGTTTTGCCCTCGGCCACTACTCAGTTGGTTGTGCCACGAGGTGATCCAATCGAAATCGAAGAAAATATTTCGGTGGGCGGCGTGACTCTCCAGCTCCACGATCTCCGCGCGCATGGACTCCAGCGTATCCCATCCGGAGAGAATTTCGTGGGAGTAGGTGCTCGCGGAGGCCTTAGAAATCGAGGAGTAATCAGAATGAGTTTGCATTATTGATTACCCCGTTAAATCGGCTCCTGTTCCTGCAGTCTTAAATTCAGTTGGAAACATTGGCCTTGAAGCGCGGCCTTGGGATAGCGTAGGGCTTTTATTTCGGTCAATAGTCAACTCTTGGCCTCTGCACTCAATCTCCCAGTTCAAACATGTCGCTCAATCACATAATAGATGTCTATAAATCTGCTTTCGGCAAAGAACCCGCCTATGTATCGATGGCGCCAGGCCGAATCGAATTTCTAGGAAATCATACCGACTACAACGGCGGCTGTGTGATGGGGGCGACGCTCAACATGGGCGTCTATGCTGCAATCAGTGAGCGGGATGACACAAAGATCCGACTGACGTCTGCATCGCATGGCAATACACCGATTGTCGAGGCAAGTCTTGATAACTTAGTTCCTTTCGGTGCGGGCCGGAATAGCTGGGCGAACTATCCATTGGGCGTGCTCAAGGTGTTAATCGACGAAGGAGCCAAAGCGGAGCGGGGGTTCGATATCGCCTTTTGGAGCGATCTACCTTCGGGCGCAGGTTTGAGTAGTAGCGCGGCGATTGAATTGGCGTCAGCTAAAGTGATGAGCATTTTCTACGAAAAAGAGATCAATGATCCCGTGCATCTGGCGCGCATTGGGCGGCTAGCGGAAAACACCTTTGTTGGTCTGCCGTGTGGCATTTTGGACCAGGGAACATCCGCCCACGGTCGCAAAGATCACCTGGTTTTTATCGATTGTCGTGAGGAATCTTTTCACACCTATCCCTTGTCTGAGGGGACGAGTTTCTGGGTTTTCAACACCCACAAAAAGCACTCCTTGGTCGACTCACTTTACGCGCAACGGCATGATGAGTGTATGCAGGCGCGTGATACGCTTCAGAAGACTTACAACAACATCGAGCATCTGTGCGACTTGACTGCACCCCAGGTGGAGGCCTGCGAGCTGGACCTGCCTGCTGCTAGTTTTAAGCGTGCTATCCATGTGACCAACGAAAACGAGCGCGTTAAACGTGCTGCAGCTCTTTTGGCTTCAGGGAAATCTCATGCTGTAGGCGAGTTGATGTTTCAGTCCCATGAAAGTTCTAAGACACTGTTCGAGAATAGTATTCCCGAGCTCGATTTCCTGGTCGATGCCCTCAAGGGCAAGGACGGTGTATTAGGCGCCAGATTGACCGGGGGTGGTTTTGGGGGTGCCGTGGTGGCTTGGGCAGATCAAAATTTTACTGAAGTCACAGCTCAGTCAATTTGCGACGTCTACAACGATGCATATGGACGCGCTCCCGTGGTTCACCATATCGAGACGGGCGACGGTGCCCGTATGTTGTGATCGAGCCTCCACGCAATCCACTCACATTCTCGCTTGAAATGAATGGCCACTCTATCTTTTGTCTTTCCTTCGTAGGTGCTAAGCAACTGATGGAAGCACCGCGCTGATATTCAGCGGCAAGGCATCCTGCGAATTGTCTCGCCGCAAGCTGCGGTCTTTTCGCCCATTTAACCTTGTTTCCATGCACCAGACAATCGCAGTCCTCGATTTCGGATCCCAATACACCCAGGTCATCGCGCGGAGAATCCGCGAGTGTGGTGTCTACTCCAAAATCTATCCTTTCAACACGCCTGCCGAGGAGCTCAAAGACGACGGTGTCATCGGGATCATTTGTTCCGGTGGTCCCTCATCTGTATTATCAGATGAAGCGCCGCTGCCCGATCGTGGAATATACGAATTGGGCCTACCTGTTCTAGGAATTTGTTACGGCATCCAACTGATGGCGCATCTCCTTGGAGGTAAGGTTGAGACGAGCACGCATCGGGAGTTTGGTCATGGAGCTTTTTCCGTAGTTGAGGATGGCACACTGCTCAAGGACCTGCCTAAGTCTTTCAGCGTTTGGAACAGCCATGGTGATCGGCTCATGGAATTACCCGAGGGTTTCCATGCCATTGGGACAACCGAAAACTCGGCTTACGCGGCTATCGAGCACACAGAAAAGCGCTTTTATGGGCTGCAATTTCACCCAGAGGTGCACCATTCCGAATACGGCAAAGAGCTGTTGGAGAATTTTTTGGTTGGGGTCTGTGGTTGTCGTCAAGATTGGTCGATGCGCGACTTTATTAACGAGTCGGTTGAAGATATCCGCAAGACCGTCGGCGATCATGGCGTGATCCTGGGATTGAGCGGCGGAGTCGATTCTTCCGTTGCCGCTGCGCTTATCCACCGAGCGATTGGTGATCAGCTCACGTGCGTCTTTGTAGACAATGGCCTTTTGCGGCTCGACGAGCGTAAGAAAGTTGAAGAACTCTACGCCAAACACTTTCATTTGGACGTGCGCGTGGTGGATGCGGTGGACCATTTCTTAGGCGAACTTGAGGGAGTTGAGGATCCTGAAAGAAAGCGAAAGATTATCGGTCGCGTATTCGTTGAAATCTTTGAGCAAAAAGTCGAGGAACTCGCGCACGAGCGGGATTACGCATTTTTGGGTCAGGGTACCTTATATCCAGATATTATCGAAAGCGTGCCCATCGGTGGAAATCCGGCCGCTCTCATCAAAAGTCACCATAACGTAGGTGGCTTACCTGAGCGTATGAAGCTCAAGGTCATCGAACCACTCAACCAGCTTTTTAAAGATGAGGTGCGCAAAGTCGGTGAGGCACTGGGACTCCCTAAAGAGGTCGTCTGGCGTCAGCCTTTTCCTGGGCCTGGTCTCGCGGTTCGTCATCCGGGCACGATTGTTCGGGAAAACCTCGATACGTTGCGCCAGGCAGATGCCATCCTGATCGAAGAAATGAAAGAGACCGGCCTTTATTATGACTTCTGGCAGACATTTTGTGTGTTTCTACCCGTGCGTTCCGTCGGCGTGATGGGAGACGAGCGCACCTTTGAGCATGCTATTTCTATCCGTGCGGTGGAAAGTGTCGACGCCATGACGGCAGACTGGGCGCGCATCCCTTACGATTTACTCAGAAAGATTTCTAATCGGATCATCAACGAAGTTAAAGGCGTCAATCGTGTGTTGCTCGACATTTCATCTAAGCCTCCGGCGACGATTGAGTGGGAGTAGAGTGACTGCGTTCATAGCTTTGCAGGGAACATCAGATCGCAATCGCATTTCAAATCAGGTGTGAAAGTCTGGATTTACGGCTTACTGGGCATGCTGCTTTGGGTTGAGCTACCTGCATCAGAACCGCTGCCCGGTGTATTGGCAAAAGCGCGCCGCTTTATTGCGAGCGAGGCGGAGCTGCGTGCCGTAGACACTTTGCATTTTTCCGGCAGCATTCATGCCGACAGCGGCTTCGAGGCTAAGATGGAGCTTATCCTATTGAAGCCGACATCGTCTTGGCTGCGTATCGAAACAGACGAGAGCATCGAGATTACGGCAAACAATGCCCACGAGGGATATATTCTCGTAGAAAATAAGAAGACCGGACAGCACCAGCTCAACGTCCTGCCTGGGCCGGCCGTGGCTCGTTTGGCTAATGGTGCCTGGGAACGCCTGAACTTTTTTGATAATCCGCAGCGCCGTTTTGGTCGGATAGAGCATAAGGGAATGGTACGCTACGACGACCGCATGTGTGAGAAAGTGGTCTTCCTCTACCCCGGAAATATATGGAGTGCGCGCTACTTCGATAGCCAGACTGGAAAGCTCCTAATGACGGCTTTCGACACAGGTCAGATCTTTATGGAAGAAGGCGCGATCCATGCCCATGGTATCCGCTTTCCTGCTCGCTTACACGTAAGAGACGGTAAGCATGAGAATAAGGTGATTCACTTCGATAGTGTTGTCGTCAACGGCGAGGTAGATCCCGAGATCTTTGAATTTCCGGTAGGGCGTTAGGCGGCAGCTGTGACAAGCGGATTTATTTCATCCGCATGTTATTGTTGGGACAAAGAATCCTCGCCGAAAAATACCCGCGCTGCTCTACATCCTCATCTCTTGCAATTCCGCTGGACTCTCGCCCTAGTATTCGCATGCGAATTTTTGATGCATCAGCGCCTGCTTTCAAACAGGAGCTTTTTGAATTTATAGAGCAATTGAACGATGTGACTGATGTCGCAGAAACTGTGCAGGCTGTTTTGGCCGATATTCGCGAACTTGGGGATGGTGCAGTCGTTAAATACGCAGAAAAATTTGATCAGTTCGCTCTGAAGCCAGAAGAACTACGAGTCCCTGAAGCGATTCTGGAAGCGAGCGTGGACGCACTGTCCAAAGACGAACAAACCGCTTTTCAAACGGCTATTGACTCAGTCCGAGCCTTTCACCAGCGCACACTTCCTGAGCCTTGGACGATGCGTAACGCACAGGGAGGGATGGTCGGCGAACGCTATTATCCGATTCGACGCGTTGGGCTCTATGTGCCGGGCGGTCAGGTGCCCTTGGCCTCTACAGTCATCATGACCACAGTGCTGGCTCAGGTAGCCGGTGTTGAAGAAATTGCTGTGACTACACCGCCGATGCCCGGCGGAGATGGCATGCCTTCGCCGGTGATGCTAGCGGCTCTGTATCTAGCAGGCGTGCGCGAGGTGTATCGTCTTGGGGGTGTTCAGGCGATTGGAGCTCTGGGCTATGGTACTGATTCGGTTCCGGCGGTAGACAAAATTTTTGGACCGGGTAGCGCGTACGTGAATGAGGCAAAGCGCCAACTGTTTGGTCGCGTGGGTATTGACCTTCAACCCGGACCGAGCGAAGTGATGATCATCGCCGATGCTACGGCAAATCCGGCTTTTGTCGCAGCAGACTTATTGGCTCAGGCCGAACACGGAACGACTAAGGAGAAAATCTATTTCACGGTCCCCAGTCTTGGTTTTCTAGAGGCGGTGGAAGCGTCGTTTGCGGAGCAATTAAAACAGTGTAGTCATCGTGAGGCCATCCAGGTGGTATGGGATAATGCGACTGCGGCGATTCTTTGCACAGATCTGAATGAGGCCGTAGTTGCGGCTAATTTAGTGG
Above is a genomic segment from Opitutales bacterium containing:
- a CDS encoding GNAT family N-acetyltransferase; protein product: MQTHSDYSSISKASASTYSHEILSGWDTLESMRAEIVELESHAAHRNIFFDFDWITSWHNQLSSGRGQNNLGGETVFIALYDESDTLVAFWPFFQVPGIKRPGLWPVACQSGDYYEPVVSSLDPSLLLALAKGIKELWKTHSFVWLPIIRQYFYLEHLEAALKKAGLWIHKRKRSTNSFIQIPQHESAEDYFAHCMGTKTRQTLDRKKRRLAERGTISIESFETREHVKRALPVIAKIEDANWKTEHGLGLFSKSGLKKFYFEVLPSLAERQKARVSILYINKKPIAYEMALIDGMHYLMHNLAYLPDYKSYSPGIQLLMGNIAWCFDQKFATYDFLQGSADYKSRFANTEQPLLDLTLLPRNIVGTLHYLLVSLFQRKKK
- the galK gene encoding galactokinase, yielding MSLNHIIDVYKSAFGKEPAYVSMAPGRIEFLGNHTDYNGGCVMGATLNMGVYAAISERDDTKIRLTSASHGNTPIVEASLDNLVPFGAGRNSWANYPLGVLKVLIDEGAKAERGFDIAFWSDLPSGAGLSSSAAIELASAKVMSIFYEKEINDPVHLARIGRLAENTFVGLPCGILDQGTSAHGRKDHLVFIDCREESFHTYPLSEGTSFWVFNTHKKHSLVDSLYAQRHDECMQARDTLQKTYNNIEHLCDLTAPQVEACELDLPAASFKRAIHVTNENERVKRAAALLASGKSHAVGELMFQSHESSKTLFENSIPELDFLVDALKGKDGVLGARLTGGGFGGAVVAWADQNFTEVTAQSICDVYNDAYGRAPVVHHIETGDGARML
- the guaA gene encoding glutamine-hydrolyzing GMP synthase — its product is MHQTIAVLDFGSQYTQVIARRIRECGVYSKIYPFNTPAEELKDDGVIGIICSGGPSSVLSDEAPLPDRGIYELGLPVLGICYGIQLMAHLLGGKVETSTHREFGHGAFSVVEDGTLLKDLPKSFSVWNSHGDRLMELPEGFHAIGTTENSAYAAIEHTEKRFYGLQFHPEVHHSEYGKELLENFLVGVCGCRQDWSMRDFINESVEDIRKTVGDHGVILGLSGGVDSSVAAALIHRAIGDQLTCVFVDNGLLRLDERKKVEELYAKHFHLDVRVVDAVDHFLGELEGVEDPERKRKIIGRVFVEIFEQKVEELAHERDYAFLGQGTLYPDIIESVPIGGNPAALIKSHHNVGGLPERMKLKVIEPLNQLFKDEVRKVGEALGLPKEVVWRQPFPGPGLAVRHPGTIVRENLDTLRQADAILIEEMKETGLYYDFWQTFCVFLPVRSVGVMGDERTFEHAISIRAVESVDAMTADWARIPYDLLRKISNRIINEVKGVNRVLLDISSKPPATIEWE
- the hisD gene encoding histidinol dehydrogenase, which produces MRIFDASAPAFKQELFEFIEQLNDVTDVAETVQAVLADIRELGDGAVVKYAEKFDQFALKPEELRVPEAILEASVDALSKDEQTAFQTAIDSVRAFHQRTLPEPWTMRNAQGGMVGERYYPIRRVGLYVPGGQVPLASTVIMTTVLAQVAGVEEIAVTTPPMPGGDGMPSPVMLAALYLAGVREVYRLGGVQAIGALGYGTDSVPAVDKIFGPGSAYVNEAKRQLFGRVGIDLQPGPSEVMIIADATANPAFVAADLLAQAEHGTTKEKIYFTVPSLGFLEAVEASFAEQLKQCSHREAIQVVWDNATAAILCTDLNEAVVAANLVAPEHLELQVADAELAMLTEQITTAGAILQGHFSPTVLGDFTAGPSHTLPTGRTSRFSSGLQATDFMRRSSIVRYDEASLKNAAPVVEVFSRLEQLDAHGRSLSVRLPS